One genomic window of Glycine max cultivar Williams 82 chromosome 16, Glycine_max_v4.0, whole genome shotgun sequence includes the following:
- the LOC100819383 gene encoding spermidine hydroxycinnamoyl transferase yields the protein MVTIHCSHLVVPSEPTPSSTLSLSLCDQIKLPNHGSQLYLYSNTSITHHHLIHTLSASLSKALTHYYPFAGRLRRIPGGRFQLLCNASGAVLIEATCSSQFSFKYFRDFAPVHAVPKINYDDVPIEDVPLLVAQVTRFPNGFITLGLSLCRALLDGNSASSFVNSWAKLAKGENLDSSLIPLLDRTKLDSFKLNKPPRFEHPEFLPPPLLTQQHTQMEGQLGSTILELTKGQVEKLKKKASDFGSGYGINNGNGSVRPYTSFEVITGHLWRCVCKVRYAGGDLGQPTRLTTLVNCRNRLRPSLPTAYFGNATFPTVTPTCSFDEIMHKPLSYAVGKVREAIGKMSDEYVRSALDYIASVEDFDLFRDTFYGSGDGKGKFKGDPNLYMVGWTNFKYFETDFGWGKPVSLIPGNINSNGKAFLLENASGDGFIVAVCLLESHVDALRKLFYEDMEDASSKL from the coding sequence ATGGTAACCATCCACTGTTCCCACCTGGTGGTTCCCTCCGAGCCCACGCCATCTTCAACCCTCTCACTCTCCCTCTGCGACCAAATCAAGCTCCCAAACCACGGATCTCAGCTCTACCTCTACAGCAACACCAGCATCACCCACCATCATCTCATCCACACTCTCTCAGCCTCCCTCAGTAAAGCACTCACTCACTACTACCCCTTCGCTGGCCGCCTCCGCCGCATCCCCGGCGGCCGCTTCCAGCTCCTCTGCAACGCCAGTGGAGCTGTCCTCATAGAAGCCACATGTTCAAGTCAATTCAGTTTCAAATATTTTCGCGATTTCGCTCCCGTCCACGCTGTCCCCAAAATCAACTACGATGATGTCCCCATTGAGGATGTCCCCTTGCTGGTGGCGCAGGTCACGAGGTTCCCCAACGGCTTCATCACGCTCGGTCTCTCCCTCTGTCGCGCTCTCCTCGATGGAAATTCGGCTAGCAGCTTCGTTAACTCGTGGGCCAAGCTTGCTAAAGGAGAGAACTTAGATTCCAGCTTGATTCCTTTGCTTGATCGAACCAAGTTAGATTCATTTAAACTCAATAAACCACCACGTTTTGAACACCCTGAGTTTTTGCCACCACCCCTTTTGACACAACAGCATACCCAGATGGAAGGACAACTTGGTTCGACCATATTGGAACTCACAAAGGGTCAAGTTGAGAAACTGAAGAAGAAAGCTAGTGACTTTGGAAGTGGGTATGGTATTAATAACGGTAATGGTTCCGTACGACCTTATACTAGTTTTGAGGTTATAACTGGTCACTTGTGGAGGTGTGTTTGCAAGGTGCGTTACGCGGGTGGTGATTTGGGTCAACCAACGAGGTTGACCACTTTGGTTAACTGTAGAAACCGTTTAAGGCCTTCTCTCCCCACGGCTTATTTTGGGAATGCAACGTTTCCCACGGTGACACCAACTtgttcctttgatgagatcatGCACAAGCCTCTGAGCTATGCTGTGGGGAAAGTGAGGGAAGCGATTGGGAAGATGAGTGATGAGTATGTGAGGTCTGCGCTTGATTACATAGCAAGTGTGGAGGACTTCGATTTGTTCAGGGACACGTTTTATGGTTCTGGTGATGGGAAAGGGAAGTTTAAGGGAGATCCTAATTTGTATATGGTTGGTTGGACGAATTTTAAGTATTTTGAGACGGATTTTGGGTGGGGGAAACCGGTTTCTTTGATTCCCGGAAACATTAATTCTAATGGCAAGGCTTTTCTTTTGGAGAATGCAAGTGGTGATGGCTTCATTGTAGCTGTTTGTTTGCTGGAATCGCATGTAGATGCTCTGAGGAAGTTGTTTTATGAGGATATGGAGGATGCTAGTTCCAAATTGTGA
- the LOC100775549 gene encoding spermidine hydroxycinnamoyl transferase, whose product MVSVESRYTVLPSKPTPNEKLFSLIEQIKLRTHAPLLYVYKPHPDHDASTFVNTLRHSLSQALTIYYPLAGRLSSIEGGKWELHCNAKGAQLLEANCKDLNLDDLGDFVPTHLVSQLIPNIDYNVLVEDIPLLVVQLTRFPCGGVTIGVALCRCTIDGTASMRFMTTWAKLARKENLDHVEMMPCCDRNKLNSYKVDDSRSHDHSEFRTPPNWLGSLGGRDTNVVVAIVKLTDAQVKKLKHKVNYVNIINTTRASSTSRPYSTFEVVAGYLWKCVSKARYEGKSDQPTRLSTLVNCRNRITPPLPNGYAGNAAFPTVTPTCSFGEIMQKPLGYAVGNVRVALERVTREFVGSALDHIAKEKDMNLVRYNFHYPTSSVHKGPYKGNPNLFVVSWMNFSYKDADFGFGKPLYFGPGFMDAEGKAFVMNKANGDGLIVAISLEASHMDAFKKFFYGDIQEEEFPISKL is encoded by the coding sequence ATGGTGAGCGTTGAATCTCGTTACACCGTCTTACCCTCTAAACCCACCCCAAATGAAAAACTCTTCTCCTTGATCGAACAAATTAAGCTTCGCACTCACGCGCCACTCCTCTACGTGTACAAGCCACACCCCGATCACGATGCATCAACCTTTGTTAACACCTTGAGGCACTCTCTTAGCCAAGCTTTGACCATCTATTACCCTCTTGCGGGTAGGTTGAGTTCGATCGAAGGTGGAAAATGGGAGCTTCATTGCAATGCCAAGGGAGCACAACTCTTGGAAGCCAATTGCAAAGATTTAAACTTGGATGATTTGGGTGATTTTGTGCCTACCCATTTGGTGTCACAACTCATACCCAACATTGACTACAATGTCCTAGTTGAGGACATACCTTTGTTGGTTGTGCAACTAACGAGGTTCCCTTGTGGCGGTGTTACCATTGGGGTGGCCTTGTGTCGTTGCACAATCGACGGAACCGCGTCCATGCGGTTCATGACCACGTGGGCCAAGTTGGCTAGGAAGGAAAATTTGGACCACGTGGAAATGATGCCGTGCTGTGATCGAAATAAGTTGAATTCGTACAAGGTTGATGATTCGAGGTCCCACGACCATTCGGAGTTTCGCACTCCTCCGAATTGGTTAGGTTCATTAGGAGGCAGAGACACTAATGTTGTGGTTGCAATAGTGAAGCTCACAGATGCACAAGTGAAGAAGCTCAAGCACAAGGTAAATTACGTTAACATAATTAACACTACTAGAGCTAGTAGTACTTCACGACCTTATTCAACTTTTGAGGTTGTTGCTGGGTATTTGTGGAAGTGTGTGAGTAAAGCACGTTATGAGGGGAAAAGTGACCAACCTACGAGGTTGTCTACTTTGGTTAATTGTAGGAACCGAATAACTCCACCACTTCCTAATGGGTATGCGGGAAATGCAGCATTTCCCACCGTGACACCCACATGCTCCTTTGGTGAAATCATGCAAAAACCTTTGGGTTATGCAGTTGGGAACGTTAGGGTGGCACTTGAAAGGGTGACAAGGGAGTTTGTGGGGTCAGCACTTGATCACAtagcaaaggagaaagacatGAATTTGGTGAGGTACAATTTTCACTACCCAACCTCAAGTGTGCATAAGGGACCTTACAAGGGGAATCCGAACCTTTTTGTTGTTAGTTGGATGAATTTTTCGTATAAGGATGCGGATTTTGGATTTGGGAAGCCTTTGTATTTTGGCCCTGGGTTCATGGATGCTGAAGGGAAGGCATTTGTTATGAATAAGGCTAATGGGGATGGCCTCATTGTGGCAATTTCTTTGGAGGCATCTCACATGGATGCTTTCAAGAAATTCTTTTACGGTGACATCCAAGAGGAGGAATTTCCTATTTCCAAACTGTGA